One window of Ziziphus jujuba cultivar Dongzao chromosome 5, ASM3175591v1 genomic DNA carries:
- the LOC107409250 gene encoding endoglucanase 10: protein MGEKSRSGGCCGWFLVLVILAVIVVAIVLVVKKRTDNSSDHPAPIPGPPGAVVHKYGDALKVAMQFFDIQKSGKLEDNKIPWRGNSGLKDGSEAKLDLTKGMYDAGDTMKFGFPMAFTATVLSWSILEYGDQMDTVGQLQPAQDNLRWITDYLVNAHPSENVLYIQVGDPEKDHKCWERPEAMTMERPLTQINTSSPGTEVAAETAAAMASASLVFKTSDSEYSSKLLKHAKQLFGFADKYRVSYSESIPEVQTYYNSTGYGDELLWAASWLFHATGDRTYLDYVTGENGKDFANWGSPTWFSWDNKLAGTQVLLSRLSFFGAKGVSDNSGLRGYRKTAEAVICGLLPGSPSATKSRTDDGLIWVSQWNALQHPVASAFLAALYSDYMLTTRTAKVSCSGKSYTPADIRKFVKSQADYVLGDNPMKMSYLVGYGDKYPQYVHHRGASIPADAKTGCTDGFKWLESTKPNPNVATGALVGGPFLNESYIDSRNNSMQAEPSTYNSAVLVGLLSSLVTTSSAVQSLS, encoded by the exons ATGGGAGAGAAATCGAGATCCGGCGGGTGTTGCGGGTGGTTTCTGGTGTTGGTAATCTTGGCTGTGATCGTAGTCGCCATTGTACTCGTAGTGAAAAAGAGAACCGACAACAGCTCCGACCATCCAGCTCCGATTCCCGGACCTCCGGGCGCCGTTGTCCATAAATACGGCGACGCTCTCAAAGTCGCTATGCAATTTTTCGACATACAGAAAT CTGGTAAGTTGGAAGATAACAAAATACCATGGAGAGGGAACTCGGGTCTAAAAGATGGAAGTGAAGCAAAATTGGATCTGACCAAAGGAATGTACGATGCTGGTGATACTATGAAGTTTGGTTTTCCAATGGCGTTCACTGCCACTGTGTTGTCATGGTCCATTCTTGAGTATGGGGATCAAATGGATACAGTGGGTCAGTTGCAGCCTGCTCAAGATAACCTCAGGTGGATCACTGACTACCTCGTCAATGCTCATCCTTCAGAGAATGTGCTCTATATTCAG GTAGGTGATCCTGAAAAGGACCACAAGTGTTGGGAAAGGCCTGAAGCCATGACCATGGAGAGGCCTCTCACACAGATCAACACATCCTCTCCAGGAACAGAGGTTGCAGCTGAAACAGCAGCAGCTATGGCTTCGGCCTCTCTGGTGTTTAAGACAAGCGACTCTGAATATTCAAGCAAGCTTCTTAAGCATGCAAAACAATTGTTTGGTTTTGCTGACAAGTATAGAGTTTCTTACAGTGAGAGTATCCCTGAGGTCCAGACTTATTACAATTCAACAGGGTACGGAGATGAGCTTTTATGGGCAGCGAGTTGGCTCTTTCATGCCACAGGGGACCGAACTTACCTTGATTATGTGACGGGAGAAAATGGAAAAGATTTTGCTAATTGGGGAAGTCCGACTTGGTTTAGCTGGGATAACAAGCTTGCAGGAACTCAG gttttGTTGTCCAGGTTAAGCTTTTTTGGTGCCAAAGGTGTCTCAGATAATTCTGGTCTTCGTGGTTATAGAAAGACTGCTGAGGCTGTTATATGTGGCCTCCTACCAGGTTCTCCATCGGCTACGAAAAGCAGAACAGACG ATGGTCTTATATGGGTCAGTCAATGGAATGCATTGCAGCATCCTGTTGCTTCTGCATTCTTGGCTGCTCTGTACAGTGACTACATGCTTACGACTCGGACAGCAAAGGTATCCTGCAGTGGAAAATCCTACACGCCAGCAGATATCAGGAAATTTGTTAAATCTCAG GCTGATTATGTCTTAGGTGACAATCCGATGAAAATGAGCTATCTTGTTGGTTATGGGGACAAATACCCACAGTATGTGCACCATAGAGGAGCTTCTATTCCAGCCGATGCAAAGACTGGCTGCACTGATGGCTTCAAGTGGCTCGAGTCGACTAAGCCCAATCCCAATGTAGCTACTGGAGCACTTGTGGGTGGGCCCTTCCTAAACGAATCGTACATTGATTCCCGGAACAACTCCATGCAAGCGGAGCCAAGCACATATAACAGTGCTGTCCTCGTTGGTCTGCTATCAAGCTTGGTCACCACTTCTTCAGCTGTTCAATCCTTATCCTAA